One window of the Bubalus kerabau isolate K-KA32 ecotype Philippines breed swamp buffalo chromosome 9, PCC_UOA_SB_1v2, whole genome shotgun sequence genome contains the following:
- the SLC35D3 gene encoding solute carrier family 35 member D3: MRQLCRRGRVLGIAVAIAHGVFSGSLNILLKFLISRYQFSFLTLVQCLTSSTAALSLELLRRLGFIAVPPFGLNLARSFAGVAVLSTLQSSLTLWSLRGLSLPMYVVFKRCLPLVTMLIGVLVLKNGAPSPGVLAAVLITTCGAALAGAGDLTGDPIGYVTGVLAVLVHAAYLVLIQKASADTEHGPLTAQYVIAVSATPLLVVLSFASTDSIHAWTFPGWKDPAMVTIFVACILIGCAMNFTTLHCTYINSAVTTSFVGVVKSIATITVGMVAFSDVEPTSLFIAGVVVNTLGSIIYCAAKFLETRKQSNYEDLETQPGGEEAQPSGDQLPFVMEELPAEGGNGGSEGGKAAGGSTQRGGQEARGSPRRVSLMARSSQISDSPEDVGRSSLKDAYLEVWRLVRGAKYVKKDYLIDNEELPSP, from the exons ATGCGACAGCTGTGCCGCCGGGGCCGCGTTCTGGGCATCGCGGTGGCCATCGCGCACGGGGTCTTCTCCGGCTCCCTCAACATCCTGCTTAAGTTCCTCATCAGCCGCTACCAGTTCTCCTTCTTGACCCTGGTGCAGTGCCTGACCAGCTCCACCGCGGCGCTGAGCCTGGAGCTGCTGCGGCGCCTGGGGTTCATCGCGGTGCCCCCCTTCGGCCTGAACCTGGCTCGCTCCTTCGCGGGGGTCGCCGTGCTCTCCACGCTGCAGTCCAGCCTTACGCTTTGGTCCCTGCGCGGCCTCAGCCTACCCATGTACGTGGTCTTCAAGCGCTGCCTGCCCCTGGTCACCATGCTCATCGGCGTCCTGGTGCTCAAGAACGGAGCGCCCTCGCCGGGGGTGCTCGCGGCCGTGCTCATCACCACCTGCGGTGCGGCTCTGGCAG GAGCCGGTGACCTGACCGGCGACCCCATCGGGTACGTCACCGGCGTGCTGGCGGTGCTGGTGCACGCCGCCTATTTGGTGCTCATCCAGAAGGCGAGCGCAGACACGGAGCACGGGCCGCTCACCGCGCAGTACGTCATCGCCGTGTCCGCCACCCCGCTGCTGGTCGTCTTATCCTTTGCCAGCACCGACTCGATCCACGCCTGGACCTTCCCCGGCTGGAAGGACCCGGCCATGGTGACCATCTTCGTGGCGTGCATCCTGATCGGCTGTGCCATGAACTTCACCACGCTGCACTGCACCTACATCAACTCGGCGGTGACCACCAGCTTCGTGGGGGTGGTGAAGAGCATTGCTACCATCACTGTGGGTATGGTGGCCTTCAGCGACGTGGAGCCCACCTCTCTATTCATTGCTGGCGTCGTGGTGAACACCCTGGGCTCCATCATTTACTGTGCGGCCAAATTTTTGGAAACTAGAAAGCAGAGCAACTACGAGGACCTGGAAACGCAGCCGGGGGGAGAGGAGGCGCAGCCAAGTGGAGATCAGCTGCCATTCGTCATGGAGGAGCTGCCCGCAGAGGGTGGAAATGGCGGGTCGGAAGGTGGGAAGGCAGCAGGTGGCTCCACTCAACGGGGTGGGCAAGAGGCTAGAGGCAGCCCCAGAAGGGTCTCGCTGATGGCTAGGAGCTCGCAGATCTCAGACAGCCCTGAAGACGTGGGCAGGAGTTCATTAAAGGATGCTTACCTCGAAGTGTGGAGGTTAGTTAGGGGAGCCAAGTATGTAAAGAAGGATTATTTGATAGACAATGAGGAGTTACCCAGTCCTTGA